TTGGGTGCTTTTTCTCTAAAGGTACCAAGCTCAAGGAGATCGCTATGCGATCTGGACTTGGTTCTTAATATCATATCAAGCCGTCCTCCCTGTCGGCCAGGCGCGCATGGCGGTGGTGGCGACGGCGTCGAGGGTCTTGGGGGGGGTGCCGTCGCGGGCTTGGATGGACATGCCTTGCTGGACGGTGACGTAGAAGCGGGCGAGTTCCTTGATGTTGGTGCCGCGGGGGAGATCGCCTTCCTGGATGCCGCGGCGGAGGCGGGCTTCGACCATTTTCAGGGATCGCTTCCGCTCTTCGAGGATCATTTCGGAAAGCCCGGCGATGCCTTCGCTGGCGACGGAGGAGAGGACGACCATGCAGCCGAGGGGGCGATCCGGGCAGGCGAGGGAGCGGGCGGAGAAGCGGAGGAAGGCTTCGATGCCCTGCCTGGCGGTGGGAGCGGATTCGAGAGCCTGGCCGAGTTGCGGGGCACCCATGCTGCCGTAGTGGCGGATGGCTTCGATGTAGAGTTGTTCCTTGCTGCCGAAGGCGGCGTAGAGGCTGGGGGAGCCGATGCCCATGGCCTCGCAGAGGTCATTCATGGAGGCGGCGGTGAAGCCTTTTTGCCAAAACACCCGGGTGGCCGCTTCGAGGGCGGCGGTGCGATCGAACGAACGGGGACGTCCGCGGGTGCTGGTCTTCTCTGTCATCAAGGGATTTTTGTGTCGATCAATCTATAAATCGGTTGACGGGCTCCGGCAAGCGGATATGAACTTTTTGTGTCGAACGTTACATAAATCTTATGAGCACACTGAAAGGCAAACGGGCATTGGTGACGGGAGCGAGCCGTGGCATCGGCGCGGCGATCGCGAAAGCGTTGGCGGCGGAAGGTGCAAGCGTGGCGATCACCTACGAGCGCTCGGCCGAGAAGGCCGGGGAAGTGGTGAAGGAGATCGAGGCAGCCGGTGGCAAGGCGGTGGCCTTCGCGGCGAACAGTGCGGATCCGCAGGCGGTCCGGGACTCGATCTCGCAGACGGTGGAGAAACTCGGCGGTTTGGATATCCTGGTGAACAACGCGGGGATCGCGCGCCAAGGCAGCTTCGAGGAGATCTCGCTGGAAGACATCGATGCGCTGTTGAACGTGAATGTGAGGGGCGTGATCCTGGCGAGCCAGGCGGCGATCCCTCATCTTTCCAACGGCGGCCGGATCATCAGCATCGGCAGCGGCTTGGGCGAGCGAGTTCCTTTTGGGGGGGTGACGGTTTACTCCGCGACGAAGTCCGCGCTGCGTTCTCTAACAGCAGGCCTGTCCCGCGAACTGGGATCGCGCGGGATCACGGTGAACCTGGTGCAGCCGGGATCGACGGATACAGACATGAATCCGGCCGACGGTGAGGGTGCCGCGGCGCAGAAGAGCGCGATGTCGCTGGGGCAATATGGAACGCCCGAGGACATCGCGGCGGCTGTGGTTTTCCTCGCGGGGCCGGGAGGCAAGCAGATCACCGGCACGACGATCACGGTGGATGGTGGGGCGATCGCCTGAGTCT
This portion of the Luteolibacter luteus genome encodes:
- a CDS encoding TetR/AcrR family transcriptional regulator; amino-acid sequence: MTEKTSTRGRPRSFDRTAALEAATRVFWQKGFTAASMNDLCEAMGIGSPSLYAAFGSKEQLYIEAIRHYGSMGAPQLGQALESAPTARQGIEAFLRFSARSLACPDRPLGCMVVLSSVASEGIAGLSEMILEERKRSLKMVEARLRRGIQEGDLPRGTNIKELARFYVTVQQGMSIQARDGTPPKTLDAVATTAMRAWPTGRTA
- a CDS encoding SDR family NAD(P)-dependent oxidoreductase, producing the protein MSTLKGKRALVTGASRGIGAAIAKALAAEGASVAITYERSAEKAGEVVKEIEAAGGKAVAFAANSADPQAVRDSISQTVEKLGGLDILVNNAGIARQGSFEEISLEDIDALLNVNVRGVILASQAAIPHLSNGGRIISIGSGLGERVPFGGVTVYSATKSALRSLTAGLSRELGSRGITVNLVQPGSTDTDMNPADGEGAAAQKSAMSLGQYGTPEDIAAAVVFLAGPGGKQITGTTITVDGGAIA